A single region of the Marinobacter salinisoli genome encodes:
- a CDS encoding methyl-accepting chemotaxis protein yields the protein MSFSSLRRLISSRLLRPVFMVLVVAGLIQVMVSQWLISNQVERLVDTAGTALEASSAQVSASFGATREDVRSRLEAMRQKTTEELSGELTRQQTTQQERVAENVRTAVMAEAQGLADVLAAVAAPLIWDRDVPRLTDLVELADARESVLFAVYYDQYGDRLTRYVDRTDDRVRTLMEQGEGRGAANRVLDAASRDPNVVIVTADIAPQGSSIGQLKLGLSLEGINRDLNALEQEFSATITGSIDALRDTLDSETEQVNQRLQQQLSGMDADTRSRIRGSVDALNVEASSLAANLSLLAIGSVVVLVLLMALMLGGGLLPRVLRLSSAVWDIADGEADLTRRVSLKGKDELTEMALGVNRFIDRIQELVSDVKASAESAAGQARKQGDISQNAVAAVNRQQREVADVSETMTAMSQSISEVAGSIQEVAGSVQTIGAESEATASISRDVRARLGAVVRQVEEAVQAVNALNNQSTEITSVLSVIGAIAEQTNLLALNAAIEAARAGESGRGFAVVADEVRTLASRTQESTTEIEGIIERLQRGSHEAVAVIDQVSGQVADSSTEFRKADEHFEQINELLGSLQERALSISSVAEQEGRHASKVSVSVEHIARSSEATVEAIHRSDSASQRIGELLTALQAKASQFKV from the coding sequence ATGTCATTTTCTTCCCTACGACGGCTGATCTCAAGTCGTCTTCTCCGACCGGTATTCATGGTGCTGGTGGTGGCCGGCCTGATTCAGGTAATGGTCAGCCAATGGCTGATTTCCAACCAGGTGGAGCGCCTCGTCGACACCGCCGGTACCGCGCTTGAGGCCAGCAGCGCGCAGGTGAGTGCCTCCTTTGGCGCAACCCGCGAGGATGTCCGCTCCCGCCTGGAGGCCATGCGGCAGAAGACCACCGAGGAACTCTCCGGCGAGCTTACCCGCCAGCAGACCACCCAGCAGGAACGCGTGGCAGAGAATGTCCGCACCGCGGTCATGGCGGAAGCCCAGGGCCTGGCCGATGTCCTTGCGGCGGTTGCCGCACCGCTGATCTGGGACCGCGACGTTCCTCGTCTGACCGATCTGGTTGAACTGGCGGATGCCCGTGAATCGGTGCTGTTCGCGGTCTACTACGACCAGTACGGCGACCGCCTGACTCGCTATGTCGACCGGACTGACGATCGGGTGCGCACCTTAATGGAACAGGGCGAGGGCCGTGGCGCGGCAAATCGCGTCCTCGATGCGGCAAGCCGTGACCCGAATGTCGTGATCGTCACTGCCGACATTGCGCCGCAGGGGTCCTCGATTGGCCAGCTAAAACTGGGCTTGTCGCTGGAGGGTATCAACCGCGATCTGAACGCTCTCGAACAAGAATTCAGCGCCACCATAACCGGCAGTATTGATGCGCTGCGCGACACGTTGGATTCGGAGACCGAGCAGGTCAATCAACGTCTGCAGCAGCAACTGTCCGGAATGGATGCGGACACCCGGTCCAGAATTCGGGGCTCGGTCGACGCCCTGAATGTCGAGGCGTCCAGCCTTGCCGCCAATCTGTCCCTGCTGGCCATCGGCTCAGTAGTCGTGCTGGTCCTGCTCATGGCGCTGATGCTCGGTGGCGGGCTGTTGCCCCGGGTGCTCCGCCTGAGCTCCGCGGTCTGGGACATCGCCGATGGCGAAGCCGACCTGACCCGCCGGGTATCCTTGAAGGGCAAAGACGAGTTGACGGAAATGGCCCTGGGCGTCAACCGGTTCATCGACCGGATTCAGGAGCTGGTATCGGATGTGAAAGCCTCCGCGGAATCCGCGGCGGGCCAGGCTCGGAAGCAGGGCGACATCAGCCAAAACGCGGTGGCGGCAGTGAATCGCCAGCAGCGGGAAGTGGCAGACGTGTCTGAAACCATGACGGCCATGTCTCAGAGTATTTCGGAAGTGGCCGGGAGCATCCAGGAAGTGGCCGGTTCGGTGCAGACCATCGGCGCCGAGAGCGAGGCCACCGCCAGTATTTCCCGGGATGTGCGGGCGCGCTTGGGCGCGGTGGTGCGTCAGGTCGAGGAAGCCGTGCAGGCGGTAAACGCGCTGAACAATCAGAGCACGGAGATTACCTCGGTGCTGTCGGTGATCGGTGCCATTGCCGAGCAGACCAATCTGCTGGCCCTGAACGCTGCCATCGAGGCGGCCCGGGCTGGCGAGTCCGGGCGCGGGTTTGCCGTGGTGGCCGATGAGGTACGTACCCTGGCGAGCCGGACACAAGAAAGCACCACCGAAATCGAGGGCATTATCGAGCGCCTGCAGCGGGGCAGCCACGAGGCGGTTGCGGTGATTGATCAGGTTTCGGGCCAGGTTGCCGACTCGTCCACCGAATTCCGTAAGGCCGACGAGCATTTCGAGCAGATCAACGAATTGCTCGGCAGCTTGCAGGAGCGGGCGCTGTCTATCTCTTCAGTGGCCGAACAAGAAGGTCGGCATGCCAGCAAGGTCAGCGTCAGTGTCGAGCATATCGCCCGCTCATCAGAGGCGACGGTGGAGGCCATCCACCGGTCCGATAGCGCCAGTCAGCGCATTGGCGAGCTGCTGACTGCGCTTCAGGCGAAAGCCTCTCAATTCAAGGTGTAA
- a CDS encoding DUF5666 domain-containing protein, with product MKRHLRNRIVGLAAGTVTFGVISACGGGGSDLGIADGGIRGTGSSVGPVSGFGSVFVNGVKFNTDSIPNQEVESDDGIEFETDLRKGMILRIEGQWRDDGTGTADQLIYDDTLRGPVDQVVADPSGAGDFATLTVMGQSVRVNRQTFVRGTTYATLLSAAAITEHVRVSAWRQADGSYRAGYIETIAVDATDVELEGQVSAVDVEQNRFTIGTITVEYDEDSVSFGSGLTEPALGTATILEVEGSLAGNVLTASTIDRADGRRFSRNAGEDIQLTATIDASYTASGTAARPGEFRIGEQTIRVTDATELDDDLEVSDLNEGLLVQVEGEFLSDNVIEAEKIELRDGNAKVDGVITSAADNVFLIGGVEVRVLSTTAFTVEGGFDMSFETLPIGTTTVEVEGVEKQQGTDVFIEALKVQVDDEAAAAEDRIQYKLEGKLAAISPGAITILGVTIDAASTSYADNSQAEITSRFGNGEVVILKVEYVRDGDSFTAVEIELEDNDDD from the coding sequence ATGAAACGGCACCTTCGCAACCGGATTGTCGGGCTGGCCGCCGGCACAGTTACCTTCGGCGTGATCTCCGCCTGCGGTGGTGGTGGCAGTGACCTGGGCATTGCCGACGGGGGCATTCGGGGTACCGGCTCCAGCGTTGGGCCGGTTTCGGGATTCGGGAGTGTGTTCGTCAATGGTGTGAAGTTCAACACCGACAGCATCCCTAATCAGGAGGTCGAAAGCGACGATGGCATCGAGTTTGAGACCGACCTTCGCAAGGGCATGATCCTCCGAATTGAAGGCCAGTGGCGCGACGATGGTACCGGCACGGCAGACCAGCTGATCTACGACGATACCCTGCGGGGTCCGGTGGATCAGGTGGTGGCCGATCCAAGCGGTGCTGGTGACTTTGCCACCCTCACCGTCATGGGCCAGTCGGTGCGCGTTAACCGTCAAACCTTCGTCCGCGGTACCACCTATGCCACGCTGCTCAGCGCTGCGGCCATCACCGAGCACGTGCGCGTGAGCGCATGGCGCCAGGCCGATGGCTCCTACCGGGCGGGTTATATTGAAACCATCGCTGTGGATGCCACCGATGTTGAGTTGGAGGGCCAGGTGTCCGCCGTCGATGTCGAACAGAACCGGTTCACCATTGGCACGATAACCGTCGAGTACGATGAGGACAGCGTCAGCTTCGGTTCTGGGCTGACCGAACCGGCCCTGGGCACCGCCACCATCCTCGAAGTTGAGGGCAGTCTGGCCGGCAACGTGTTGACCGCCAGCACTATCGACCGGGCCGACGGCCGCCGATTCAGCCGCAATGCCGGCGAAGATATTCAGCTGACCGCGACCATCGATGCCTCCTATACCGCATCCGGTACCGCCGCACGGCCCGGAGAGTTTCGCATTGGGGAGCAGACCATCAGGGTGACGGACGCCACCGAACTGGACGACGACCTCGAGGTCTCTGATCTGAACGAAGGGCTTCTGGTCCAGGTCGAGGGCGAGTTCCTTTCGGATAACGTGATTGAGGCGGAGAAAATCGAGCTCAGGGACGGCAACGCCAAGGTAGATGGGGTGATCACCTCGGCTGCGGACAACGTCTTCCTTATTGGTGGTGTCGAAGTTCGGGTCCTGTCGACTACGGCGTTTACCGTTGAGGGAGGCTTCGACATGTCGTTCGAGACCCTACCCATCGGCACCACGACCGTGGAAGTCGAGGGCGTTGAGAAGCAACAGGGCACAGACGTGTTCATTGAGGCATTGAAAGTCCAAGTGGACGATGAAGCCGCCGCTGCCGAAGATCGAATCCAGTATAAGCTCGAGGGTAAACTTGCCGCTATCTCCCCAGGCGCCATTACGATCCTAGGTGTGACGATCGACGCGGCTTCCACAAGCTACGCCGATAACTCTCAGGCCGAAATAACGAGTCGATTCGGCAATGGTGAGGTTGTGATTCTCAAGGTCGAATACGTGCGGGATGGCGATAGCTTCACCGCTGTCGAAATCGAACTCGAGGACAATGATGACGACTGA
- a CDS encoding DUF6502 family protein, whose protein sequence is MKKTTPLNQALYRILRPLARLLLRNGIPYGEFSELVKRAYVEAALKDFDDGRRKPSDSRAAVMTGLTRKEVKRQREFLAGQTLESGAALHANRASRVVSGWVHDAAFQAKGGEPAMLSFDGKLSFSDLVKRYSGDMPPRAVLDELLRVGVVSVDAESGQLVLQQRAYVPTGDSEEMLQIFGDDVSDLIATIDHNLVRDESGQPPLFQRTLTYNNIPPEVMERWRTHAAAQSQALLERLDQWLGPHDRDIARQGPDGEPVDSVRTGVSIFYFEERTDKAEPQP, encoded by the coding sequence ATGAAAAAGACCACCCCCCTGAATCAAGCGCTGTACCGCATTCTGCGTCCCTTAGCGAGGTTACTGCTCAGGAACGGCATTCCTTACGGTGAGTTCTCCGAGCTGGTCAAACGCGCCTATGTGGAGGCGGCCTTGAAGGATTTTGACGACGGCCGGCGCAAACCCTCGGATTCCCGCGCCGCCGTGATGACCGGATTGACCCGCAAGGAAGTCAAGCGCCAACGGGAATTTCTGGCAGGTCAGACCTTGGAGAGTGGCGCTGCGCTGCATGCCAACCGGGCATCGCGGGTGGTGTCCGGCTGGGTGCACGATGCGGCTTTCCAAGCCAAAGGCGGTGAGCCCGCTATGCTGTCATTTGACGGTAAGCTGAGCTTCAGCGACCTGGTCAAACGCTACAGCGGTGACATGCCGCCCCGGGCTGTGCTCGATGAGCTGTTGCGGGTCGGCGTGGTTTCGGTGGATGCGGAATCGGGCCAGCTGGTGTTGCAGCAACGGGCTTATGTCCCGACGGGAGACAGCGAGGAGATGCTGCAGATTTTTGGCGACGACGTTTCGGACTTGATCGCGACCATTGATCACAACCTGGTGCGCGACGAATCCGGTCAGCCGCCGCTGTTTCAGCGCACCCTGACCTACAACAACATTCCGCCGGAAGTGATGGAGCGCTGGCGCACGCACGCCGCGGCCCAGTCGCAGGCTTTGTTGGAGCGGCTGGACCAATGGCTGGGTCCTCACGATCGGGATATTGCCCGGCAAGGGCCTGATGGCGAGCCCGTTGACTCTGTCCGCACCGGTGTGAGCATTTTCTACTTTGAAGAGCGCACCGACAAAGCCGAACCCCAACCATAG
- a CDS encoding DUF5666 domain-containing protein codes for MKRKPIAIAVKLIMTGSLVGALAACGGGGSGDSASNGSSSGSSVGAVSGFGSVYVNGTRFETDGSVVSNDGLSREDQLEKGMILKIDGDWSDQGEGRADQVTYDDTLRGPVSAMTWDEVSGTGTLTLLGQSVLLDSKTVFRGATPTDIAGNATGYRVRVSGWRMADGSVQASYVGAQIIGDDFDDANEVEIQGVVADLDTSAQTFTINGALINYTSATGDDDFALDDLADGIVVEVEGFLDGTTIMAEEIDDEDELFNNDDDVEISGSIYDFDVASGQFSLDGIRVQINSDTEFDDLDEDSLANGLFVKVEGEAVNGVLVAEEIEGRESDAELDGRIESIDLNNETMVVSGVRVQLTGNTLIDDDDSGEDGRRSRARDLESLQLGDFLEIEGRQRSEEGGFLEAISIEREDSDEDDDFELDARISAIGADSITIMNLEVLSNNFSLSGAQVGDEVEIDYRQTTGGQYELTGNVEVEGSGDSSED; via the coding sequence ATGAAGCGCAAGCCGATAGCAATCGCAGTCAAGCTGATCATGACCGGCTCCCTGGTGGGTGCCCTTGCCGCCTGTGGCGGCGGTGGGTCCGGAGATTCCGCAAGCAATGGCAGCTCCTCTGGCTCCAGTGTCGGTGCGGTTTCAGGGTTTGGCAGTGTCTATGTCAACGGTACCCGTTTTGAAACCGACGGCAGTGTTGTAAGCAATGACGGGCTGAGCCGCGAAGATCAGCTCGAGAAAGGCATGATTCTCAAGATCGACGGCGACTGGAGCGATCAGGGCGAGGGCCGTGCCGATCAGGTCACGTACGACGACACGCTCCGGGGCCCCGTCTCAGCCATGACCTGGGACGAGGTCTCCGGCACCGGAACCCTGACCCTGCTGGGTCAAAGCGTCTTACTGGATAGCAAAACGGTGTTCCGTGGCGCGACTCCAACAGACATTGCTGGCAACGCCACAGGCTACCGCGTAAGAGTCAGTGGCTGGCGGATGGCGGATGGCAGCGTTCAGGCAAGTTATGTCGGTGCCCAAATCATCGGTGACGACTTCGACGACGCCAATGAGGTCGAGATCCAAGGCGTGGTCGCCGATCTGGACACCAGCGCCCAGACGTTCACCATCAATGGCGCACTGATCAACTACACCAGCGCGACCGGCGATGACGATTTCGCCCTGGACGACCTGGCCGACGGTATTGTCGTGGAGGTCGAAGGTTTCCTAGACGGCACCACCATCATGGCCGAGGAAATCGACGATGAGGATGAACTGTTCAACAACGACGACGACGTCGAGATCTCCGGAAGCATCTACGACTTCGACGTCGCCAGCGGCCAGTTCTCCCTGGACGGGATCAGGGTACAGATCAATAGCGACACGGAATTCGACGATCTCGACGAAGACAGCCTCGCGAACGGGCTATTCGTGAAAGTGGAAGGCGAGGCGGTCAATGGCGTGCTGGTCGCCGAAGAGATCGAGGGCCGGGAGTCGGATGCGGAGCTGGATGGCCGAATTGAGTCCATCGATCTGAACAACGAAACCATGGTTGTTAGCGGAGTTCGCGTCCAATTGACGGGCAATACCCTGATCGATGACGACGACAGTGGTGAGGATGGCCGCCGCAGTCGTGCCCGGGACCTCGAGAGCCTGCAACTGGGTGACTTTCTCGAGATTGAGGGTCGGCAGCGCAGCGAAGAGGGTGGTTTCCTCGAGGCCATCAGCATCGAGCGGGAAGACAGCGACGAGGATGACGATTTCGAGCTTGATGCACGAATATCTGCCATCGGCGCTGATTCCATCACGATCATGAACCTTGAGGTACTCAGCAACAACTTCAGCCTGTCCGGGGCTCAGGTGGGTGATGAAGTGGAAATTGACTATCGCCAAACCACCGGTGGTCAGTACGAACTGACCGGCAACGTCGAAGTCGAGGGCAGTGGCGACAGCTCTGAGGATTAA
- a CDS encoding DUF6435 family protein, translated as MLGFLKGDPKKKLQKAYEDKLAKALHAQRNGDLRTHGTLMEEAEKIYEEIKKLDGAN; from the coding sequence ATGCTGGGATTTTTGAAAGGCGACCCGAAGAAAAAATTACAAAAGGCGTATGAGGATAAGCTGGCAAAGGCGCTTCATGCCCAGCGCAATGGGGACTTGCGAACCCACGGCACGCTCATGGAAGAAGCCGAAAAGATATATGAGGAAATCAAGAAACTTGACGGCGCGAACTAG
- a CDS encoding chaperone modulator CbpM yields MSRDDEVLVVEITDPQVRLTFREICEQGECHAEMVLKMVSHGIIEPVGPVQGAQIASWRFDLAALMRLRKAVRLERDLKMNLPGLAMSLDLLDEVDAMRREIAALRHQLRHLSGEHDSN; encoded by the coding sequence ATGAGCAGAGACGACGAAGTGCTGGTGGTGGAGATTACCGATCCGCAGGTTCGGTTGACGTTTCGGGAGATTTGCGAGCAGGGTGAATGCCATGCAGAGATGGTTCTGAAAATGGTAAGCCACGGCATCATCGAGCCGGTCGGGCCTGTGCAGGGGGCGCAGATAGCCAGCTGGCGGTTTGACCTGGCGGCCTTGATGCGGCTCCGGAAAGCGGTTCGCCTGGAGCGGGATTTGAAAATGAATCTGCCAGGGCTGGCAATGTCGTTGGATCTGCTGGATGAGGTGGACGCGATGCGCCGGGAAATCGCGGCGCTTCGCCATCAGCTGCGCCATCTCTCGGGCGAGCACGACAGCAACTGA
- a CDS encoding DnaJ C-terminal domain-containing protein produces MDFKDYYAVLGVSESASAEEIKKAYRKLARKFHPDVSKEAGADDKFKDLGEAYEVLKDPEKRAEYDQLRKYGARPDGSFQPPPGWQSASGFGGGGYTDADARQFSDFFEEIFGGGRHGGGFGGGHGFRQSVRMRGEDVHARLALFLEEVFNGCEKQVSFTVHEPDEHGRLMPRQKTLNVKIPAGMREGQHLRLKGQGSPGIGGGAAGDLLLEIELAPHPTFAVEGRDLLVTVPVTPWEAALGASVTVPTVGGKVNLKVPKGSSSGRKLRLKGKGFPGKHPGDQIVVLQIVMPEQHNPEAEKLYEQLAESEKAFNPRSKLHV; encoded by the coding sequence ATGGACTTTAAAGACTATTACGCCGTGCTCGGTGTGAGCGAGTCCGCCTCTGCCGAGGAGATCAAAAAAGCCTATCGGAAGCTGGCCCGGAAATTTCATCCGGATGTCAGCAAGGAAGCGGGCGCCGACGACAAGTTCAAGGATCTCGGCGAAGCCTATGAGGTGCTGAAAGATCCGGAAAAGCGGGCGGAATACGACCAACTGCGAAAGTATGGTGCCCGGCCAGACGGTTCATTCCAGCCACCGCCTGGCTGGCAGAGTGCGTCCGGCTTCGGCGGCGGCGGTTATACCGACGCCGACGCCCGTCAGTTCAGCGATTTCTTTGAAGAAATCTTCGGTGGTGGCCGCCACGGTGGGGGCTTTGGTGGCGGCCATGGTTTCCGGCAGTCCGTGCGCATGCGGGGTGAAGATGTTCATGCCCGGCTGGCGCTGTTTCTGGAGGAAGTGTTCAACGGCTGCGAGAAACAGGTGTCGTTTACCGTGCACGAACCGGACGAGCATGGCCGCCTGATGCCACGACAGAAAACCCTGAATGTGAAAATCCCGGCCGGTATGCGGGAAGGTCAGCATCTCCGGCTGAAAGGGCAGGGTTCGCCGGGCATTGGCGGCGGCGCAGCCGGCGATTTGTTGCTGGAGATCGAGCTGGCGCCGCATCCGACCTTTGCTGTCGAGGGCCGTGATCTGCTGGTGACCGTGCCGGTCACCCCCTGGGAGGCGGCGCTTGGTGCCTCTGTCACGGTCCCGACCGTAGGCGGCAAGGTCAACCTCAAGGTGCCCAAGGGCTCCTCCAGTGGCCGTAAATTACGATTGAAGGGTAAGGGCTTTCCGGGCAAACACCCGGGGGATCAGATCGTGGTTCTGCAAATTGTTATGCCCGAGCAGCACAATCCCGAGGCCGAAAAACTGTATGAGCAGTTGGCCGAATCCGAAAAAGCGTTCAATCCACGCAGCAAGCTGCACGTGTAA
- the fba gene encoding class II fructose-bisphosphate aldolase (catalyzes the reversible aldol condensation of dihydroxyacetonephosphate and glyceraldehyde 3-phosphate in the Calvin cycle, glycolysis, and/or gluconeogenesis) encodes MALISMRQLLDHAAEHGYGVPAFNVNNLEQMRAIMEAADKTDSPVIVQASAGARKYAGAPFLRHLILAAIEEFPHIPVVMHQDHGTSPAVCQRSIQLGFSSVMMDGSLGEDGKTPTDYEYNVDVTRRTVEMAHACGVSVEGELGCLGSLETGQAGEEDGIGAEGTLDHSQMLTDPEEAADFVKKTHVDALAIAIGTSHGAYKFTRPPTGDILAIDQIKAIHARIPDTHLVMHGSSSVPQEWLKIINEYGGEIPETYGVPVEEIVEGIKHGVRKVNIDTDLRLASTGAVRRFLSEKPSEFDPRKFLKETMKAMTEICVARYEAFGTAGNASKIKPMNLDQMFERYAAGELDPKVK; translated from the coding sequence ATGGCCCTGATTTCGATGCGGCAACTTCTGGATCACGCCGCCGAGCACGGTTACGGTGTGCCAGCCTTTAACGTCAATAACCTGGAGCAGATGCGCGCCATCATGGAAGCTGCGGACAAGACCGATTCCCCGGTGATTGTCCAGGCCTCCGCCGGTGCCCGTAAGTATGCCGGTGCGCCGTTCCTGCGCCACCTGATTCTTGCTGCCATCGAAGAGTTTCCTCACATTCCGGTGGTGATGCATCAGGACCACGGCACCAGCCCGGCGGTGTGCCAGCGTTCTATTCAGCTGGGCTTCAGCTCGGTCATGATGGACGGTTCTCTGGGCGAAGACGGCAAGACCCCGACCGATTACGAATACAACGTTGACGTCACCCGTCGCACCGTCGAGATGGCGCACGCTTGTGGCGTCTCCGTTGAGGGCGAGCTGGGCTGTCTGGGGTCTCTGGAAACCGGTCAGGCCGGTGAAGAGGACGGTATTGGCGCGGAAGGCACGCTGGATCACAGCCAGATGCTGACCGATCCGGAAGAAGCCGCCGACTTCGTGAAAAAGACTCACGTTGACGCCCTGGCCATCGCGATCGGTACCAGCCACGGCGCCTACAAGTTTACCCGACCGCCCACCGGTGACATCCTGGCCATCGATCAGATCAAGGCCATCCACGCCCGGATTCCGGACACCCACCTGGTGATGCACGGCTCCAGCTCTGTACCCCAGGAGTGGCTGAAGATCATCAACGAATACGGTGGTGAAATTCCGGAAACCTACGGTGTGCCGGTTGAGGAAATCGTCGAAGGCATCAAGCACGGCGTGCGCAAGGTCAACATCGACACCGACCTGCGTCTGGCCAGCACCGGTGCGGTGCGTCGCTTCCTGAGCGAGAAGCCGTCCGAGTTTGACCCGCGCAAATTCCTCAAGGAAACCATGAAGGCCATGACGGAGATCTGTGTGGCTCGTTATGAAGCCTTCGGTACCGCCGGTAATGCCAGCAAGATCAAGCCGATGAATCTGGACCAGATGTTCGAGCGTTATGCTGCTGGCGAGCTGGACCCGAAGGTCAAGTAA
- a CDS encoding phosphoglycerate kinase, with product MAIKKMTDLNLAGKRVLIREDLNVPVKGGKVSSDARIRASLPTIKAARDAGAKVMLMSHLGRPEEGVYDEASSMKPVAEHLSSVLGQEVRLIQDYLDGVEVADGEVVLFENVRFNKGEKKDDEALAKQYAALCDVYVMDAFGTAHRAQASTHGVARFAPEACAGPLLAAELDALGKALDNPAKPVVAIVGGSKVSTKLDVLNALEKVCDQIIVGGGIANTFLAAAGHPVGKSLCEHDLVDTAKDIAGRVEIPLPVDVVVASEFAETATATTKNITDVTDNDMILDVGPETAGQFADLLKNAKTILWNGPVGVFEFDQFGNGTKALAAAIAESDAFSLAGGGDTVAAVDKYGVADKISYISTGGGAFLEFVEGKTLPAVAVLEERGA from the coding sequence ATGGCCATTAAGAAAATGACCGACCTGAACCTCGCCGGCAAGCGAGTGCTGATCCGCGAAGACCTGAACGTGCCGGTAAAGGGTGGCAAGGTAAGCAGCGATGCCCGTATCCGCGCGTCACTGCCGACCATCAAGGCGGCAAGGGATGCTGGCGCCAAGGTCATGCTGATGTCACATCTGGGGCGCCCGGAAGAAGGCGTTTACGACGAGGCGTCGTCCATGAAGCCGGTAGCCGAGCATCTTTCCAGCGTTCTGGGGCAGGAGGTTCGTCTGATCCAGGATTATCTGGACGGGGTCGAGGTTGCCGACGGCGAGGTGGTGCTGTTCGAGAACGTTCGCTTCAACAAAGGTGAAAAGAAAGACGACGAAGCACTGGCCAAACAGTATGCGGCCCTGTGCGACGTCTACGTCATGGACGCCTTTGGAACCGCGCACCGCGCCCAGGCCTCGACCCACGGCGTCGCTCGTTTCGCGCCCGAAGCCTGCGCTGGCCCTCTGCTGGCGGCCGAGCTGGACGCCCTGGGCAAGGCGCTGGATAACCCGGCCAAGCCAGTGGTTGCGATTGTTGGCGGCTCCAAAGTGTCCACCAAACTGGACGTACTCAACGCGCTCGAGAAGGTCTGTGACCAGATCATCGTGGGCGGTGGTATCGCCAATACCTTCCTCGCCGCGGCCGGTCACCCGGTAGGCAAGTCCCTGTGTGAACACGATCTGGTGGATACCGCGAAAGACATCGCCGGTCGCGTTGAGATTCCGCTGCCGGTCGATGTGGTTGTGGCAAGTGAATTTGCCGAGACTGCCACCGCCACCACGAAAAACATTACCGACGTCACCGACAATGACATGATTCTGGATGTCGGGCCGGAGACTGCTGGCCAATTCGCCGATCTGCTGAAAAATGCCAAGACCATTCTGTGGAATGGCCCAGTGGGCGTGTTCGAATTTGACCAGTTCGGTAATGGCACCAAAGCGCTGGCCGCGGCGATCGCCGAGAGCGATGCCTTCTCGCTGGCCGGCGGCGGCGATACCGTGGCGGCCGTTGACAAGTACGGTGTGGCTGACAAAATTTCCTACATCTCAACCGGTGGCGGTGCGTTCCTGGAGTTCGTGGAGGGTAAAACCCTGCCGGCTGTAGCGGTACTGGAAGAACGCGGCGCGTAA
- the gap gene encoding type I glyceraldehyde-3-phosphate dehydrogenase: MTDAAPFRIAINGYGRIGQCVLRALYENGFRDHLQVVAINELSDLDTIAHLTRYDSTHGRFQGEVAVQGRDLVVNGDQIHVLRHSEPAELPWDLLKVDVVLECSGAYSDRQTAQRHLDAGAKRLLFSQPAESDVDRTVVFGINDDQLSAEDRIVAAGSCTTNCLVPVIQVLDDAFGVEQGSTTTIHAAMNDQPVIDAYHHQDLRRTRSALHNIVPVDTGLAVGIERLLPHMKDRFSSVAMRVPTLNVSAIDMVVNVRQPTDVDTVNEVLQSAANGPLKGILGFTDELLASSDFNHDAHSGIVDGGQTRVTGGTMVKVLCWFDNEWGFANRMLDVSCSWLKHHA; encoded by the coding sequence ATGACCGACGCTGCGCCTTTTCGGATTGCCATCAACGGCTACGGCCGTATTGGCCAGTGCGTGTTGCGGGCGCTCTACGAAAACGGCTTTCGCGACCACCTGCAGGTGGTCGCGATCAATGAGCTGTCGGACCTGGACACCATCGCCCACCTGACCCGTTACGACTCCACCCACGGTCGGTTTCAGGGCGAGGTCGCGGTCCAGGGACGGGATCTGGTGGTCAACGGCGACCAGATCCACGTCCTGCGTCACAGCGAACCGGCTGAGTTGCCCTGGGATCTGCTCAAGGTTGATGTGGTGCTGGAATGCTCCGGGGCCTACTCGGATCGACAAACCGCCCAGCGGCACCTGGACGCCGGCGCCAAGCGACTGCTGTTCTCCCAGCCCGCCGAATCGGATGTCGACCGGACCGTGGTCTTTGGCATCAACGATGACCAGCTGAGCGCTGAAGATCGCATCGTGGCGGCGGGCTCCTGCACCACCAACTGCCTGGTGCCGGTGATCCAGGTACTGGACGACGCGTTTGGCGTAGAGCAGGGCAGCACCACGACGATCCACGCGGCAATGAATGACCAGCCGGTCATCGATGCCTACCACCATCAGGACCTGCGGCGCACGAGAAGCGCGCTGCATAATATTGTACCGGTCGATACCGGCCTCGCCGTTGGTATCGAACGGCTGTTGCCACACATGAAGGATCGATTCAGCTCCGTGGCCATGCGGGTGCCGACGCTGAACGTGTCGGCGATTGATATGGTGGTTAATGTCCGGCAGCCAACCGATGTGGACACAGTGAATGAAGTTCTTCAATCAGCGGCGAACGGCCCGCTGAAAGGCATCCTCGGCTTTACCGATGAGCTGCTCGCCAGTTCCGATTTCAATCACGATGCCCACTCCGGCATTGTGGATGGCGGCCAGACCCGGGTTACCGGCGGCACCATGGTCAAGGTGTTGTGCTGGTTTGATAATGAGTGGGGATTTGCCAACCGAATGCTGGATGTCAGCTGCAGCTGGCTGAAGCACCATGCTTAA